Proteins encoded together in one Onychomys torridus chromosome 1, mOncTor1.1, whole genome shotgun sequence window:
- the LOC118587580 gene encoding hemoglobin subunit beta-like: MVHLTDAEKALVTGLWGKVKPVEIGAESLGRMLTVYPWTQRFFDSFGDLSSASAIMSNAKVKGHGKKVIESFGEGLKHLDNLKGTFASLSELHCDKLHVDPENFKLLGNMIVIVLSRHLGKDFTPAAQAAYQKVVAGVATALAHKYH; encoded by the exons ATGGTGCACCTGACTGATGCTGAGAAGGCTCTGGTCACCGGCCTGTGGGGAAAGGTGAAACCTGTTGAAATTGGTGCTGAGTCCCTGGGCAG GATGCTGACAGTCTACCCTTGGACCCAGAGGTTCTTTGACAGCTTTGGAgacctttcctctgcctctgctatcATGAGTAACGCCAAGGTGAAGGGCCATGGCAAGAAGGTGATCGAATCCTTTGGTGAAGGCCTGAAACACCTGGACAACCTCAAGGGCACCTTTGCCAGCCTGAGTGAGCTCCACTGTGACAAACTGCATGTGGATCCCGAGAACTTCAAG CTCCTGGGCAATATGATCGTGATTGTGCTGTCCCGCCACCTGGGCAAGGATTTCACCCCCGCTGCACAGGCTGCCTATCAGAAGGTGGTGGCTGGTGTGGCCACTGCCCTGGCTCACAAGTACCACTAA